In Lysobacter sp. FW306-1B-D06B, the sequence CGGAACGCCCGCGTTGCGCAGCGCCGCCAGCATCGCCTTCACCGGCAGCCCGGTGAAGTACGCGGCCGGGCCGTCGATCACCACCGGCTCGTCGACCGGCTGCGCACCGGCGTTGTCGGGAATGCGCGCATCGATCACGTTGATCGCCACGCGTTCCAGCGACAGCTGCGCACGTCCGCCGGCCTGGCCGACGCAGATCACCAGCGACGGCGCCAGTTCGTCCAGTGCGTGCCGCAACGCAGGCAGCGACGCGTCGAACTCCACCGGCAGGCAACGCGCGACGATGCGATGCCCGGCGACGACCTCGCCTTCCAGCGCCTGCACGGCTTCCCAGCTCGGGTTCGTCGTCTCGCCGCCGAAGGGCGCGAAGCCGGTCAGCAGCACATGCGGCATCGGCGTCGCGCTCATCGGAACGCCAGCCAGTACATCAGCGCGAGGTTCACCAGCAGCAGCGGAATCGCCGTCGGCAACTGCGCGCGGATCACGGCGTTGGGATCGTCCAGCTCCAGCAGCGCGGCCGGCACGAGGTTGAAGTTGGCCGCCATCGGCGTCATCAGCGTGCCGCAGTAGCCGGTGAGCATGCCGATGGAACCCAGGATGGCCGGCGCCGCGCCGTGTTCCTGCACCAGCAGCGGCAGGCCGATGCCGGCGGTCATCACCGGGAACGCGGCGAACGCGTTGCCCATGATCACCGTGAACAACACCATGCCCAACCCGTAGGCGAGCACGCAGGCGAGAC encodes:
- the pcp gene encoding pyroglutamyl-peptidase I, which encodes MSATPMPHVLLTGFAPFGGETTNPSWEAVQALEGEVVAGHRIVARCLPVEFDASLPALRHALDELAPSLVICVGQAGGRAQLSLERVAINVIDARIPDNAGAQPVDEPVVIDGPAAYFTGLPVKAMLAALRNAGVPAEISQTAGTYVCNHVFYGLMHALRDVPGTRGGFVHIPYSPAQAALHAGAPSLPVSVVAQALRIGVAIALTIEHDVRIGAGATH